From Amycolatopsis sp. WQ 127309:
GGTGAACACACCCGCGGCGACGTCGAGCGGGCCGTCGTTGACGACCAGCGTGAAGTCGAGGGCGCCGGACGCCTTGATCCCGGCGGCGACGCCGGCTGCGCGGAAGCCCTGGGGGCCGGTGACGGTCACGGTGCCACTCCTACGGTGGAAAGGCCGGTGGTTTCGGGGAGGCCGAGGGCCAGGTTCATCGACTGGACGGCACCGCCCGCGGTGCCCTTGGTCAGGTTGTCGATCGCGGCGACGACGACCAGGCGCCGCGCGTCGGTGTCGACCGTGACCTGGAGCTGGACGTTGTTCGAGCCGAGCGTCGCGGAGGTGGTCGGCCAGGCGCCTTCGGGCAGGAGCTGGACGAACGGTTCCGCGTCGTAGGCCTTTTCGTAGGCTTCGCGGACAGCGGCCGCGTCGATGCCCGCCTTCAGCGGGGCACTCGCCGTGGTGAGGATGCCGCGCGGCATCGGCGCGAGCACCGGGGTGAAGGACACGGTGACCCGCTCACCCGCGACAGCGGCGAGGTTCTGCGCGAACTCCGGGGTGTGGCGGTGGGCGCCGCCGACGCCGTACGCGCTGGCCGAGCCCATCACCTCGGAGCCGAGCAGGTTAGGCTTCAGGCTCTTGCCCGCGCCGGAGGTGCCGGTGACGGCCACGACCGTCACGTCGGGCTCGATCAGGCCGGCGCCCAGGGCGGGCGCGAGGGCGAGCGAGCCGCCGGTCGGGAAGCAACCCGGCACGGCGATGCGCTTCGTGCCGGCGAGCTTCTCCCGCGCGCCCGGCAGTTCGGGGAGGCCGTACGGCCATTGGCCGGCGTGGTCACCGCCGTACCAACGCTGCCAATCGGCCGCGTCGGCCAGCCGGTGGTCGGCGCCGAGGTCGACGACCAGGACGTCCGGGCCGAGCTGCGCCGCGATCGCCGCGGAGTGCCCGTGGGGCAGGGCCAGGAAGACGACGTCGTGGCCGGCCAGGGTCTCCGGCGTGGTCTCCGTCAGGACACGGTCGGCCAGGGGAACCAGGTGTGGCTGGTGGACGCCGAGCTTCGTGCCGGCGCTGCTGGCCGCCGTGAGCGTGCCGATCTCGACCTCGGGATGGGCCAGCAGCAGGCGCAGGAGTTCGCCGCCCGCGTACCCGCTGGCTCCGGTCACCGCGATGTTCACCGTCATACGCATGATTATGCACGCCCTTGCAAGGCTAAACAAACAGGAATACCGGGAAGTGGTGCCCGCCACCGCGCGGACGCCGTGCCGCGGCGCTTGGGATGCTGTGCCGATGACGGACACCCCGGCGCGGCTGCTCGGACTGCTCTCGCTGCTCCAGACCCCACGGGAGTGGCCGGGCAGCGAACTGGCCGACCGGCTCGGGGTCAGCCCGCGCACGATCCGCCGTGATGTCGAGCGGCTGCGCGAACTCGGCTACCCGGTCGAGGCCAGCCGCGGCGTCACCGGTGGCTACCGGCTGATCGCCGGCACCGCGATGCCACCCCTCGTGCTCGACGACGACGAAGCCGTCGCGATCGCCGTGGGCTTGCGGACGGCCGCGGGCCAAGCCGTCGACGGCATCGAGGAAGCGTCCGTGCGGGCGCTGGCCAAGCTCGAGCAGATCCTGCCCGCGCGGTTGCGCCGCAGGGTGAGCACGATCGGCACGGCGACCGTCGCGGTGCCGGCCACCGGCCCCGTCGTCGACCCCGCGCAGCTGACCGTGTTCGCCGGCGCGATCACCAACAACGAGACGGTCCGGTTCCGCTACCACTCGGGCGACGGGACCGAGTCCCGGCGCCGGGCCGAGCCGCTCCGGCTGGTCGCCACCGGACGGCGCTGGTACCTGGTCGCCTTCGACCTCGACCGGGACGACTGGCGGGTCTTCCGCGTCGACCGGGTCCACGACGCCGAGGCGACCGGCGGCCGCATCGCCCCGCGCCGGCCACCCGCGACGGATCTCGCGGCCTACGTCGTCGAACGGCTCTACGACCTCGCGCCCACCTACCAGGCGGTGGCCACGCTGGCCGCGACGGCCGACGAGATCACCCCGCGCCTGGGCACGGCGGTGGGCGAGCTGACGCCGCTGCCGGACGGTGGCTGCCGCTGGCACAGCCACGGGGACACCCTGGACTGGCTCGCGTTCCGCCTGCTCGGGCTGGGCTGCGCGTTCACGGTCGAGGAGCCGCCGGAACTGGTGGCCCGCCTGGAGGTCCTCGCCGCCCGCGCGCTGGCGGGCGCGGGCGTGGGCGGCTGATCCGCGGTCGTCCGGGTTCCCCGGCACGGAACTCACTCTGCACCGCCCGAGGGTGGGTACACGGTGGCGTCCTGCGGGTCGTAGAGGACCATCCCGTGCCGCCCGGCCAGCTCCTGGACGTACGACACGACGGCGTCGGGAGCGGACCAGCTCAGCGACATGACCACGCCGTCACCGGCGACGGTCAAGGCGCACGACCACGGGCAGCTGCCGAGGTCCTCGACCGGCACGTCGGTCAGTTCCGGGTAGCGGGCCGTCAGCTCCCGGTGGTACGCGACGGCCCGGGGGTGCAGCGGGATCACCACCGGTTCGGGGGACGTCAGCGCGGCGTACTTGCGGGCCGCTTCTTCGGCGGCCGTGGGCTGGTGCCACACGGCGAGATCGAAACTCATCAGGACAACTCCGGTGGGTGAAGGAAACGGGACGGCCGCGGTGGCGGGACGGTCCGGAGTGGACCGGCCCGCCACCGTGCTCAGCCCGGTTCACCCCCGTCCAGGTCCACGCGCCGGCTCGGCGGCACGGGGAGGTAGCAGCCCGGGTTCTCCGGGTCGCAGCCCACGCGCGGCAGCCGGGAGCGGATGCCACCGGGGGTGCGCTCGAAGTACGCCGCGATCTCCGTGACGCTCTCGCCGGCCAGCCACCGGCTCTCCAGCTCCGCGTCCATCTCGTCGTTCCACGGGCGGCCTTGCTGGGCGGCCCGGGCCGCGGATCTTCGCCGCGACGACCGGCCGGCGCCGGTCGTCGCGGACAACAGGCCGTCGGCGACCAGGTCGGCCACCGTGGCCGCCACGGCGACGTCCAGGTCGAGGCTGCCCTCGGCGACCGGTTCGCCCTCGGGACCGCCGGCTTCCAGGGTGATCATCACCCTGGTGTTCGGTTCGGCGCGGTCTTCGTCCGTCCTGGTGGCGACCGCGATCTGGTAGATGATCTCCTGTGCCCGGATCTCGGTCCGGCGCTCTTCGATGATCGACATGCCGTGAAGCTAGCGCGCACCCCCGACAATTTTCGGCCACGCGCTGCTCACGGCCGACTCCGCTCCGAAATTGTCGGACCCCTCCCCTAGCGTCCTCGTCGACCACACCACGTCACCGGGAGGCCACGATGCGACACCTGCGGACAAGACGGTGCCCCGGTCCGGACGAGCCGGACCGGGGCACTGACCCACGTCGATTCCGCTCAGAAGTGCAGCAGCTGAGCCAAGGTGCGCTGCTTCTCCTGGGCCGCCTTCGCGGTGTTGTCCGACTTCTGCGCGGCGGCGCCGTCGGGCACCGGCGGCGGAACCGGGCTGCACTGGACGTCGGAGTGGTTGCCGGGCCGGCGCGCCGGCAACGTTCCGTTCGCCAGGTAGTCGGCGATCTTGTCGTCCACACAGGACACCCCGGACAGCGAACCGGCGTGCGTGGTGCCGCCCGGCGCGCTGATCAGGCTCGAGTTCGGGAACCGCTTGCGGACCTCGAGGCTGCCGGCGTACGGCGTCGCGGCGTCGAGCTCTTCGCTGATGAGGAGCGCCCCGGCGACCTTGCTGCCGTTGATGTCGACGGGCTTGCCCGCCTTCGCCGGCCAGAACACGCAGGGTGCGTTGAACCAGGCGTTGCCCCAGGTCTCGAACGGGGCCTTGGCGTAGGTCAGCCAGTTGTCGACCCGCCACTTGTTCCAGCTGGTCGGCCACTGGGTGTCGGTGCACTGCACACCCAGGTAGACGGCGAAACCGTTGTCGTCGCCGGGCGGGTTCGAGTCGTCGTAGAGCGCCTTCAGCGTCTGCCAGTCACCCTTGTGGACGAAACCGTCGAACGCCTTGGCCATGTCGACCCAGCCGAAGACGTAGTAGCCGGCCTGCAGGAAGACGTCGGTCCACTCGTCACCGCCGATCACCCCGCCGGCCGGGTTCCTGGCGAGCTTGCGCTGGGTGTCGTACCAGAGCTTCTCCACCGCGGAACCGGTCTTGCCCAGGTGGTAGACGCTGTCGTAGGACGCCAGCCAGTCGAAGTAGATCTTGATGTTCTTGTCGAACGCGACGTCCTGGTCGAGGTTGGCCTGGTACCAGACCTTCCGCGGGTCGACGTTGCCGTCGAGCACCATCCGGCGGACGTTCTTGGGGTACATCGTGCTGTACACCTGGCCGAGGTAGGTGCCGTAGGAGAAGCCGTAGTAGTTGATCTGCTTCTCGCCCAGCGCCTTGCGCAGGCTGTCCATGTCCTGCGCGACGTCGGTCGTCTTCAGGTGGTCGAGGATCGCGCCGTTCTTGCGGCACGCCTGCGCGTAGCCCTTGGAGCGGTCGAGCCAGGTCTTCTCCAGCTTCGGCGAGGTCGGCACGTACGCCGGCCGGTCGTAGCTGAAGTAGTTGCCGTCACAGCTGATCGCGGGCTTGCTGGAGCCGACGCCCCGCGGGTCGAAGCCGATCCAGTCGTAGTTGTCCCCCGCGTGGTTCGGCACGTACTTGCCGAGCACCGAGAGCCCGAGGCCGGACCCGCCGGGGCCGCCCGGGTTCACCAGCATGATCCCTTGGGACTGCGCGGTCTTGTGCTTGATCCGCGACACCGCGACGGAGACCTTCGCCCCGCCCGGCTTCGCGTAGTCCATCGGCACTTCGAGGAAGCCGCACTCGGCGCCCGCCGCCTTGAGGCTCGCCGAGTCGCAGGGCCCCCAGGCGATCGGCGCGGGACTGAACTGCACCCCGGGGTCCGCCGACGCGGCGGGTGCGGCGGCCAGCAGCCCGGCCGCGAGCCCCACAGCGGCGACAGCGGCAACGATTCTTATCACAGTCGTCCTTTTCGTCCGCATTCGACAGAGTTCGCCGGATTTCGCCGAAACTACCGGCAACCCTGCACAATCTCGCTGACCGCCACGACTTCCGCCATCCGCCTTTCGTCGGGACCTCCCCCGATCGGCGAGCACCCGGAACCGTCGGTGGCCGCCGGTACGCTCCGGGCGACCGGGGATGACGGGAGGACGGATGACCGCGGACGAACGGCTGGTCAAAGCCGTCCGCACCGGGCTGGCCGAGCTGGGCGATCCGGTGAAGGCACCCGAGATGCGGGCGTACATGAAGTCGGCCATGCCGTATCGCGGAGTGGCCAAACCGGAGCGGAGCATGCTTCTCAAGCGGGTGTTCGCCGACCACATACTGCCCGATCGAGTGACGTATTCGGCGACGATCCTGGCGCTGTGGCGGGACGCCGAGTTCCGGGAGGAGCGGTACGCGGCGGTCGATCTTTCCGGCTATCGCGCCTACCGGTCGTGGCAGGATCCCGGGCTGATCCCGATGTACGAGGAAATGATCGTCACGGGGGCGTGGTGGGACCACGTCGACGAGCTGGCGATCCGGCGGGTGGGCCCGATCCTGCGTTCCGCCCGCGGCGAGGTCACGCCGATCATGCTGCGCTGGGCGGCCGACGACGACCTCTGGCGGCGGCGCACGGCGATCATCTGCCAGGTCGGCGCGAAGGAGGACACCGACACCGACCTGCTGACCCGGGCGATCGAACCCGCGATCGCCGAGCCGGAGTTCTTCCTGCGCAAGGGAATCGGCTGGGCACTGCGCGACTACGCGAAGACGTCACCGGACTGGGTGCGGTCCTTCGTGGACGATCACCCCGGCCTGTCGGGGCTGTCGCGCCGGGAGGCGCTCAAGCACATCGGGTGACGTTCGGCTTCGAAGAGGTGCCCGGCGCCGCGACACCTACGGCCGACCGGTGTGCCCGGACGGTCGGGTCGCGTACCCGGAGAGTCGGCTCGCGTGCCTGGAGGGTCGGGGCGCGCGCCTGGTGGGTCGCCTGCGTTCTGGTGCGACTGGTCGGTCGGGTGTGCGGGGCCGGACGCGAAAGAGGGGCCGGTTTCCCGGCCCCTCTTCGAGAGCGTCGTGCGTCAGCGCAAGGTCGCTTCGAACCGTTCGCCCGCCGCGGCGACCGCGGCGTCGCGGGCCTTGGTCGCCTCGTCGACGGTCAGCGTCCGGTCCGGGGCGCGGAAGCGCAGCTTGTAGGCCAGCGACCGCTTGCCCTCGCCGACCTGCTCGCCGGCGTAGACGTCGAACAGCGTGATGTCCTCGAGCAGCTCGCCCGCCCCGGTGCGCAGCACCGCGGCCAGGTCACCCGACGGAACGTCCGCGGCCGCGACCA
This genomic window contains:
- the argC gene encoding N-acetyl-gamma-glutamyl-phosphate reductase; its protein translation is MTVNIAVTGASGYAGGELLRLLLAHPEVEIGTLTAASSAGTKLGVHQPHLVPLADRVLTETTPETLAGHDVVFLALPHGHSAAIAAQLGPDVLVVDLGADHRLADAADWQRWYGGDHAGQWPYGLPELPGAREKLAGTKRIAVPGCFPTGGSLALAPALGAGLIEPDVTVVAVTGTSGAGKSLKPNLLGSEVMGSASAYGVGGAHRHTPEFAQNLAAVAGERVTVSFTPVLAPMPRGILTTASAPLKAGIDAAAVREAYEKAYDAEPFVQLLPEGAWPTTSATLGSNNVQLQVTVDTDARRLVVVAAIDNLTKGTAGGAVQSMNLALGLPETTGLSTVGVAP
- a CDS encoding YafY family protein — protein: MTDTPARLLGLLSLLQTPREWPGSELADRLGVSPRTIRRDVERLRELGYPVEASRGVTGGYRLIAGTAMPPLVLDDDEAVAIAVGLRTAAGQAVDGIEEASVRALAKLEQILPARLRRRVSTIGTATVAVPATGPVVDPAQLTVFAGAITNNETVRFRYHSGDGTESRRRAEPLRLVATGRRWYLVAFDLDRDDWRVFRVDRVHDAEATGGRIAPRRPPATDLAAYVVERLYDLAPTYQAVATLAATADEITPRLGTAVGELTPLPDGGCRWHSHGDTLDWLAFRLLGLGCAFTVEEPPELVARLEVLAARALAGAGVGG
- a CDS encoding helix-turn-helix domain containing protein; the protein is MSIIEERRTEIRAQEIIYQIAVATRTDEDRAEPNTRVMITLEAGGPEGEPVAEGSLDLDVAVAATVADLVADGLLSATTGAGRSSRRRSAARAAQQGRPWNDEMDAELESRWLAGESVTEIAAYFERTPGGIRSRLPRVGCDPENPGCYLPVPPSRRVDLDGGEPG
- a CDS encoding alpha/beta hydrolase — translated: MIRIVAAVAAVGLAAGLLAAAPAASADPGVQFSPAPIAWGPCDSASLKAAGAECGFLEVPMDYAKPGGAKVSVAVSRIKHKTAQSQGIMLVNPGGPGGSGLGLSVLGKYVPNHAGDNYDWIGFDPRGVGSSKPAISCDGNYFSYDRPAYVPTSPKLEKTWLDRSKGYAQACRKNGAILDHLKTTDVAQDMDSLRKALGEKQINYYGFSYGTYLGQVYSTMYPKNVRRMVLDGNVDPRKVWYQANLDQDVAFDKNIKIYFDWLASYDSVYHLGKTGSAVEKLWYDTQRKLARNPAGGVIGGDEWTDVFLQAGYYVFGWVDMAKAFDGFVHKGDWQTLKALYDDSNPPGDDNGFAVYLGVQCTDTQWPTSWNKWRVDNWLTYAKAPFETWGNAWFNAPCVFWPAKAGKPVDINGSKVAGALLISEELDAATPYAGSLEVRKRFPNSSLISAPGGTTHAGSLSGVSCVDDKIADYLANGTLPARRPGNHSDVQCSPVPPPVPDGAAAQKSDNTAKAAQEKQRTLAQLLHF
- a CDS encoding DNA alkylation repair protein, whose translation is MTADERLVKAVRTGLAELGDPVKAPEMRAYMKSAMPYRGVAKPERSMLLKRVFADHILPDRVTYSATILALWRDAEFREERYAAVDLSGYRAYRSWQDPGLIPMYEEMIVTGAWWDHVDELAIRRVGPILRSARGEVTPIMLRWAADDDLWRRRTAIICQVGAKEDTDTDLLTRAIEPAIAEPEFFLRKGIGWALRDYAKTSPDWVRSFVDDHPGLSGLSRREALKHIG